In Clostridium ljungdahlii DSM 13528, the genomic window AAATAGATATACTACCGCCATTAAAAAGAGTTTTGTAATTTCACCACTTTTTTTACTAATACCTGCAGTAATTTTTATAGTGTCTTTTTTAGGTGTAAAAATAGTTAACTCACTTTCACTTGGATTAGTGGCCAGTGTGATTTTATCTATGACAGTACAAAAGACTAGCATTTGGGGTGTTGTCATGGAAATAACTACGGGTTATGTGGGAAATACAAAATATGAGTATTTGAATAAGGTATTAACTGGTGGTGGAATAACTTCTATGGTTGAGGTTTTACTTATAATGGGAGGAGCTATTTCGTTAAATAGTATTTTTCAAGGAACAGGACTTATAAAACCTATAGTGGATAAAGTAATTTCAACTATAAAATCAAAGGAAGAATTGGTTATAAAGACTTGTGCTATAAGCGGAATGTCCACAATAGCTTGTGATCAAACTGTTGGCATAATATTACCTGGACAACTTTTGAGACACAAGTACGAGGAATTAGGTGTGGAAAATAGGATATTAGCTAGAACAATATCTGATACTGGAACTGTTATTGCTCCATTAGTTCCATGGAATGTAAATTCCTTATTAATTTTAGCGGTCACAGGTATTTCTACCATTAAGTATGCACCCTATGCATTGTTGTGTTACATTTTGCCAATTGTTACTATACTTGTAACATGTATCTGCAAAGTCAAAAAAGCAGGATAACATAAACAGAGTTCTTGGCATCAAGTGGGGTTAAAATTATATCTGATGCCAAGAACTCTGTTTATACTAATGGAGCAAACATTCTCAAAATTGATTCTACAATTTTTTTTGAAAGACTTCTTTTTTCCCATACATCTTTGTTTATCTTTTTTGATACTCTTATAGTTCTTAAAAAATCTTTGTAAATATTATCTATTATGGGGACATTGTACAGGTAGGTTGCACATTCAAAATGTAGATATAAACTTCTGTAATCTAAGTTTATAGTTCCAACTACTGCACATTCCCCATCAGATACAAAAGTTTTTCCATGGATAAATCCCGGTGTATATTCGTATATTTTTACTCCTGAATCTAATAAGTTGTCATAATGAGATCTAGTGAGAATCTGTACGATTTTTTTATCTGGAATAAAAGGGGTTATTATTCTCACATCTACTCCCCTTTTTGCTGCGAGGCAAAGTGCCAGTGTCATTTCATAGCCTATTACCAAGTAGGGGGTAGTAATATAAATGTAATTTTTAGCACTGTTTATAATGTTTAAATACACGTATTCTGCTGCGCCGTCAGGTTTTATGGGTCCACTGTTATAAGGCATTACAATACCCTGACTTTTTTCTAGTTTGAATGAAGTCTTATATTTTGAAAAGTCCTCTTTCTTTTTTGATATTGATTGCCACATTCTTAAGAACATAATTGTAAAACTATAAACTGCTTCTCCTTTTAAGCATACAGCCATGTCTTTCCAGTAACCATATTTTTTATATTCATTTATATACTCATCACCTATATTAATTCCACCAGTAAAAGCAACAGTTCCATCAATTACAGTTATCTTTCTGTGATCTCTGTAATTTAGCATAAAATTTAAAATTATTTTAAATGGATTAAATATTTTTAATTTTATATTATTGACTTTAAGAGACCTTTTGAAATTTTTTGGTAAAACAACAAGAGAACCAACATAGTCTACTAGTACTCTTACTTCTACACCATTATTGGCTTTTTCTTTTAAAATCTCAAAAATTTCATCCCACATTTTACTTTTTGAGATTATGAAGTACTCTAAAAAAATAAATTTCTT contains:
- a CDS encoding Na+/H+ antiporter NhaC family protein — its product is MCNKNIQERHRYIVLIFTFMAILSSIVFKASLFYAFTISIIFSTCVFVKNGFSITELLVMVKNSLLDCRQLLTLILLIGALIPVWFSSGVIPTIMYYGFKYMQHMNILFTIFILTSAVAVFIGSAFATISTIGIASLGLAKAFGIPDYIILGVIVSGAFLADKMSPISGLVNLTLTTVKTSYKNMLSSMVKILFPAYLIAGSVYFYIGQRYSLGSNSSNINRYTTAIKKSFVISPLFLLIPAVIFIVSFLGVKIVNSLSLGLVASVILSMTVQKTSIWGVVMEITTGYVGNTKYEYLNKVLTGGGITSMVEVLLIMGGAISLNSIFQGTGLIKPIVDKVISTIKSKEELVIKTCAISGMSTIACDQTVGIILPGQLLRHKYEELGVENRILARTISDTGTVIAPLVPWNVNSLLILAVTGISTIKYAPYALLCYILPIVTILVTCICKVKKAG
- the cls gene encoding cardiolipin synthase, with translation MGERRIFVAVFKFVILIFWTMFQFVAIALVFNSFNISLIYYFVFFEIISVIFVIHLNYKDKNTSYKISWIVLILLIPVVGALIYIFSMIGIKRNFNKINKIELDKDVFPKEDQDMLSSFKNENKMRYNETRLIKNISDYGCYINTKVDYFSSGEDMYKKLLEELKNAKKFIFLEYFIISKSKMWDEIFEILKEKANNGVEVRVLVDYVGSLVVLPKNFKRSLKVNNIKLKIFNPFKIILNFMLNYRDHRKITVIDGTVAFTGGINIGDEYINEYKKYGYWKDMAVCLKGEAVYSFTIMFLRMWQSISKKKEDFSKYKTSFKLEKSQGIVMPYNSGPIKPDGAAEYVYLNIINSAKNYIYITTPYLVIGYEMTLALCLAAKRGVDVRIITPFIPDKKIVQILTRSHYDNLLDSGVKIYEYTPGFIHGKTFVSDGECAVVGTINLDYRSLYLHFECATYLYNVPIIDNIYKDFLRTIRVSKKINKDVWEKRSLSKKIVESILRMFAPLV